A part of Pantoea vagans genomic DNA contains:
- a CDS encoding anthranilate synthase component 1 produces the protein MPNAKPTVKLITGTAPYREDPAAVFHQLCGARPATLLLESADIDSKRNLKSLLIVDSALRISAMGNTVTVQALSENGRAVLPLLDEALPASVSNQVRPDGRELTFPQSTDPHQDEDSRLKALSVFDALRLIPQLVNAPADEREAVLLGGLFAYDLVAGFETLPELDNQQRCPDYCFYLAETLLVIDHQTRSARLQASLFCPSTSEFQRLQRRIEQLHGQMLQPAPALPVQKVEQMTLTTSQSDEEYCEVVRTMQQAIRIGEIFQVVPSRRFSLPCPSPLAAYDTLKNSNPSPYMFFMQDQDFSLFGASPESSLKYDATSRQIEIYPIAGTRPRGRHADGSLDRDLDSRIELEMRTDHKELAEHLMLVDLARNDLARICVPGSRYVADLTKVDRYSFVMHLVSRVVGTLRADLDVLHAYRACMNMGTLSGAPKVRAMQLIAGAERTRRGSYGGAVGYFTAQGDLDTCIVIRSAYVEDGVATVQAGAGVVLDSNPQAEADESRNKARAVLRAIATAHHCKEIF, from the coding sequence CTGTGCGGCGCACGTCCGGCAACCCTGCTGCTCGAATCTGCGGATATCGACAGCAAGCGTAATTTAAAAAGTCTGCTGATTGTCGACAGCGCGCTGCGTATCAGCGCCATGGGTAATACGGTGACCGTTCAGGCGCTGTCAGAAAATGGCCGTGCCGTGCTGCCGCTGCTGGATGAGGCTCTGCCCGCTTCCGTCAGCAATCAGGTCCGTCCCGATGGCCGTGAGCTGACTTTTCCGCAGAGCACCGATCCGCATCAGGACGAAGATTCCCGTCTCAAAGCACTTTCGGTGTTTGATGCACTGCGACTGATTCCCCAGCTGGTTAACGCCCCTGCCGACGAGCGCGAAGCCGTGCTGCTGGGTGGTCTGTTTGCCTATGATCTGGTGGCTGGTTTTGAAACCCTGCCGGAACTGGATAATCAGCAGCGCTGCCCTGACTACTGTTTTTACCTGGCAGAGACATTACTGGTGATCGATCACCAGACCCGCAGCGCGCGTCTGCAGGCCAGCCTGTTCTGCCCGTCCACCAGCGAATTCCAGCGTCTGCAACGCCGTATCGAGCAGCTGCATGGCCAGATGCTGCAGCCAGCACCTGCGCTGCCGGTACAAAAGGTCGAACAGATGACGCTGACCACCAGCCAGAGCGATGAAGAATATTGTGAAGTCGTTCGCACCATGCAGCAGGCGATTCGCATCGGTGAAATTTTCCAGGTCGTGCCATCACGCCGCTTCTCGCTGCCGTGCCCGTCACCGCTGGCCGCCTATGACACGCTGAAAAACAGCAATCCCAGCCCATATATGTTCTTTATGCAGGATCAGGATTTCTCCCTGTTTGGCGCGTCGCCAGAGAGTTCACTGAAGTATGACGCCACCTCGCGTCAGATTGAGATCTACCCGATTGCCGGTACCCGCCCGCGCGGCCGCCATGCTGATGGCTCGCTGGACCGCGACCTCGACAGCCGCATTGAGCTGGAGATGCGCACCGACCATAAAGAGCTGGCTGAACATCTGATGCTGGTCGATCTGGCGCGTAACGATCTGGCGCGCATCTGCGTGCCCGGCAGCCGTTACGTGGCTGACCTGACCAAAGTTGATCGCTACTCGTTCGTGATGCATCTGGTTTCCCGCGTCGTCGGCACGCTGCGCGCCGACCTCGACGTGCTGCACGCCTATCGCGCCTGTATGAATATGGGCACGCTGAGCGGTGCGCCAAAAGTTCGCGCTATGCAGCTGATTGCCGGTGCTGAACGCACCCGTCGCGGCAGCTACGGTGGCGCGGTGGGCTACTTCACCGCGCAGGGCGATCTCGACACCTGCATCGTTATTCGTTCGGCCTATGTCGAAGATGGCGTTGCCACCGTTCAGGCGGGTGCTGGTGTGGTGCTGGATTCTAATCCGCAGGCTGAAGCTGATGAAAGCCGCAATAAGGCCCGCGCCGTTCTGCGCGCTATCGCGACTGCCCATCACTGCAAGGAGATCTTCTGA